CCAACAAAATCACATATTTACCCTAAACGGATGAACGGATGCAACGACTGATGAGATGAAGGTGAACTGAATGTGGAAGCTCAAGGGGTTCATGAAGCCTTATGCACTCTGGAGCGTGCTCGCCCCGCTGTTAATGGTAGTTGAAGTAGTGATGGACCTGCTGCAGCCTGCACTTATGGCGAGCATTGTAGATAAAGGCCTGATGAAGAATGATTTATCGCATATCCTTTCGACAGGCGGAATTATGATTGGAATCGCAGTCATCGGGATGACTGGCGGCGTGGGCTGTGCGATATGTGCAAGTATCGCTTCACAGAATTTCGGCAATGATCTGCGCCTCAAGCTGTTTGAGCATATCCAGACCTTCTCGAACCGTAATCTGGACCGGATGAAGACCGGCTCGCTGATCACCCGGCTTACGAACGATGTAGTGCAGCTTCAGACCTTCGTGCAGATGATTCTGCGGAGCTTTGTCCGGTCACCGCTGCTGCTGATTGGCAGTCTGGTCATGGCGGTCCGGATCAGCCCGTCCCTGGCGATGATCCTGCTGGCTGCGGTTCCGCTGTTGTTCATCCTGCTGTTTGTGCTGATCCGGCTCTCTTTTCCGTTATTTGCCCGGATGCAGGAGAAGCTGGATGGGGTGAGCAATGTGCTGCAGGAGAATCTCACCGGCATTCGCGTAATCAAAGCCTTCGTTCGTGGGGACCATGAGCAGAAGCGCTTCGATACCGCCAATACCGGCTATACGGATACCGGAATCCGGGCGATCCGCCTGATGGCGCTGAATATGCCGCTTATGATGCTGATTCTAAATGCGAGCATTATTGCCGTCCTCTGGTTCGGGGGCCTACAGAACTGGAACGGGGCGCTCCCCTTGGGTGAACTGATTGCCTTCATTAACTATGTTACCCAACTGCTCATGTCGATGATGATGCTGAGCACGATGCTTGCCTTCGTATCACGGGCCAATGTGTCGGGGGACCGTGTGAATGAAGTGTTCGCCGCCACAAGTGAAATTACCGAAGCGCCTGCGGCGGATCATGCAGCCATTACGCTCGGACGCATAGAATTCAGCAATGTCTCTTTCGCCTATAATCGTGCAGATGAGAATCTTGTGCTGGAGGATGTCAGCTTTGCAGCCAGCCCCGGGGAGACGATCGCTATACTAGGAGCCACCGGAGCAGGCAAGTCTACCCTGGTAAGCCTGATCCCAAGATTCTATGAGGTCTTGTCCGGTGCCGTTCTGATCGATGGAACAGACATTCGGGAGATTAGCCTGGAGCATCTGCGGAGCCGGATCGGCTTCGTAATGCAGCAGTCCCTGCTGTTCAGCGGCAGTATCAGGGATAATATCCGTTACGGACGGCCGGAAGCAACAGATGAAGAAGTGGAGCAGGCGGCTGTAGCCGCAGAAGCACATGGATTCATCACAGCGATGCCGCAAGGATATGACACACAGCTCGGACAACGCGGGGTGAACCTGTCAGGCGGACAAAAGCAGCGTCTGTCCATTGCACGCGCGCTGTTAATTAAGCCGGCCATTCTGATCCTGGATGACAGCACCAGCGCTCTGGATGCGGTTACCGAAGCGAGCATCCGTCTGCTGCTGAAGACGGAGCTTCAGAATTGTACAGTGGTTATGATTGCCCAGCGGGTGTCTTCTATTATAGATGCCGACCGGATCTTGATTCTGGAGAACGGCCGGATCGCCGCGCAGGGTACGCATACCGAGCTAATGGCAGGCAGTGAGATCTACCAGGATATCCGCCATTCCCAGCTGAAGGAAGAGGAGGAGCCCTATGTCCAGTCAACGTAAAAGGGAGCAGGCTCCCGGCGGACCTGGAGCGTTAGGCGGAGGGCCTCCAGGCCGGGTTGGTGTTACACCCAAGGTACGCCCGAAGAATAGCAAGGCAACGATCATCCGCATCTGGTCCTATCTGAATCGTCAGCGGACCGGGCTGATTATGGTTTATGTATTCACGATTTTGAATGCTGTTCTTGCCCTAATCGGACCCTACCTGCTAGGAAAAGCCATTGATACCGCGATCCTCCCGCAGGATTACAGTCTGCTCGTCCGGTTCTGTCTCCTCTTGGGCGGCATCTATCTGCTGGGCAGCGCCGTCTCTTGGGTGCAGGCTTACGTGATGACCTCCGTCTCTCAACGCACGGTGTATGAGCTGCGGCGGGACCTGTTCGCCAAATACCAGGAACTGCCGGTCAGCTTCTTCGATACCCATGCTAACGGTGAGCTAATGAGCCGTGCAACTAATGACATTGACAACGTCTCAAATTCCCTGAATCAGAGTGTAACCCAGCTGCTGAACAGTCTGATTACACTTAGCGGCTCCCTGGTCATTATGCTGATGCTGAATGTGCCGTTGACGGGAGTTGCTCTGGTAACGATTCCGCTGGTCGTGTTGGCGAGCCGCCGGATTACCGGCTTAAGCCGGATCTATTTCAAGGATCAGCAGCAGCATCTAGGTGAGCTGAACGGCTTCATTGAAGAAGCGGTGAGCGGCCAAAAGGTAATTAAGCAATACCGCCGAGAACAGGCGGAGGTTAACAGATTCCGTGGAATAAGCGGGGAGCTTAACAAAGCAAGTATTAAGGCGCAGATTGTATCCGGCCTGGTAGGACCGGTAATGAACCTGATTAACAATCTGAACTTCGCACTGATTGCCGGAATTGGCGGCTGGATGGCCTATCATGAGCTGCTTACTGTGGGGGTTATCGTAAGTATGCTGAATTATGCCAAACAGTTTGGCCGGCCCATCTCCGACCTTGCGAACCAGTATAACCTGATCCAATCGGCAATCGCCGGAGCAGAGCGCGTATTCGAAGTCATGGATATGCCCTCCGAGTACAGCGGGGAGCAGCCGCAGGAGCTGGAGCGGATAAGCGGGGAAGTTATTTTCCGGGATGTGGTGTTCGGTTATAAGCCGGACGCGCCTATTCTGAACGGTGTAAGCTTCACCGCACATCCGGGTGAGACCATCGCCCTGGTCGGGCCAACCGGAGCGGGGAAGACGACCATTGTCAACCTGCTGACGCGCTTCTATGAAGTGAGCGGCGGTGAAGTGCTGATCGACGGCAGGGATATCCGGGAGCTGGGTAAAAACGGGCTGCGCCGCCAGCTCGGAATGGTGCTTCAGGATGCCCATGTCTTCTCGGGAACCATCCGTGAAAACATCCGGTTCGGCCGGCTGGAGGCCACGGACCGTGAAGTGGAAGAGGCAGCCAATCTCGCCAACGTCAGCGGCTTCATTGCACGGATGCCGCAGGGGTACGACACGCTGCTGGGCACGGACGGGACTACCTTAAGCCACGGCCAGCGCCAGCTGTTGACCATCGCCCGCGCCATTCTGGCCGATCCGGCCATCCTCATTCTTGACGAGGCAACGAGCAGCGTGGATACGCGGACAGAGATGCATATCCAACAGGCCATGCGGACACTGATGAAGGGCCGTACCAGCTTCGTGATCGCCCACCGGCTCAGCACCATTCAGGATGCTGACCGGATTCTGGTCATCCAGGGCGGCCAGATCGCCGAGCAGGGAAGCCACAGCCAGCTCCTTGCGCTGCAAGGTATATATTCTGAGCTGTATAACAGCCAGTTCAAGCAAGCCTTTGAAGCCGGGTAACTGAGGCGCCGAATAATGTATCATATGAACGTAAACAGCGATCCTCCGGTTATTCGAGAATCGCTGTTTTGCGTTTATGCTTGAGGGGATTCCTGCACAGAATACAACAATGTGCATTATCCAGCACCGTGCTCATGGAATTCCTGCACTAATTACAACAATCTGCGCTCCTCAGCTGTGAATCTAACCGAATTCCTGCAATAAATACAACAATGTGCATGATCTGAGCTCAAACGAACGGAGTTCCTGCAAAAACTACAACATTTGTGTTCAGTGCGGTATTCAGTGCGGTATTCAGTGAGGTTTTTAGTAGGGCGTTCGGTGAGGCAACTTTCTCTTTCAGATTTGTGCACAGTGGGACCACGTTCTCTTTCAGTATCAGTATGTTTTAGGTCCACTCACACCCAACACTCAAACAGCGGAGCGGGCGGAACGATTGTGGAAAAGCGGAGCGTTCGCCTTTGTGTCCGGATTTTCACCGCTAAGGGGAATGAAAAAAATCTGGACACAACAGCGATTGTAACAACGTTCCGTTTGCGTAGCGTTCACCCGAGCGCTAACTAATCGCCTACTCCAGCATGGTTTTCTAACACCTTTTTCCACTTAATTATCAGCTAATTTCACACCAGGACACATAAAGGACATAACACTCGACTATGCTGAGAGGTATAAACGGGTTGAAAGCAGGGAGTATATTGAAGAAAAAGCTACTGCTTGTCGAAGACGAGCTGCGTATCCGTGAGCTGGTGTCGGATTACTTCATACAGGACGGTTGGGAGGTGCGCGAAGCCGCTAATGGGCAGGACGCGCTCCTGTGGTTCGATTCACTTGGGCCGGATCTGTTGATTCTGGATATTATGATGCCCAAAATGGACGGATTTCAGGTATGCCAGGAGATCCGCAAGAAATCGGCGACCCCGATTATCCTGCTGACCGCCAAATCCGCCGATGACGACAAAATACACGGCTTCGAGCTCGGCGCCGATGATTATGTGACCAAGCCCTTCAGTCCCAAAGTGCTGGTGGCCCGGGCTGCGGCCCTGATGAAACGGGTCGAAGGCGCACATCAGCCTGAATCCAGCGTGGTCAGATTCGGCTCGGCCATCTTCAATACTATGGCGCACCGTCTTGAAGTGGAAGGCGCCGATGTCGAGCTGACCCCGAAGGAATATGATCTCCTGTGGCTGCTGATCCGCAACAAGGGCCATGTGATCTCGCGGGACACCATCCTCAGCCGGGTCTGGGGAATTGAATTCGAGGGGGACTCCCGGGTCGTGGACAGCCACATCAAGAAACTGCGCAGCAAGCTGGGATATGAATCCCGCCACATCCGTACGGTCATTGGAACCGGCTACAGATTCGAGGACGAAGAATGAAAAGATGGGGAATTACCTTCAAGCTGTTCGTGATGACCGTGATCTTCTTCGTCTGTTTCTACGGGATGGTAATCCTCAGCCAGTTCCTGCTGTTCGACCGCTTCTACCAGACGCAGAAGGAGACCCGTGTGGAGAAGCATCTTAAGAGCTTCGGGACAAGCTACACCAAAGAAGCCTGGGGCAGAACCCGGACTTCCCGCGAGCTGGTGCGGTTCATGCTGCGCAATAAGACACAATTGGTGATTCTGAAGCTGGATGGCCGGATGAAGTCCGAAGATCCGTTCCGCATGAAGCTGATTGACGAGAAAGGCCAGACGCAGGTGATCCCCATGTCCCTGTTCATGAATCAGTTCGGGGATATGCTCCGTACGGCCCACTTGCAAGAAAATGATCAGGTTACTATCCAGGGTGAGCTTGTCACTGGCGAGAATGACCTCAGCAATCAGTTCTTCCCGCTCACGATTACCAAACAGGGGTTACCTCCAGTAGGCGAAGAGGCGGAGCAGGGCAACACAAGCATTACCGGAACCATCACAGAGCTGGTCCTGCCGGATCTGAAAATATGGAATCCGCGCCAGGGCATCCTTTTCGAGGCCATCGAGGACTGGTTCCCGTTAAATACGGGGCAGCTGGAGAGCCTGGGTAAGCTGAATTTGGTCAAGGAAGAGTGGACGGCGCCCTGGAGCGGTATCCGCAACTCCGTGATGATTCTGCCCGTTAAGCAGGCAAGCGGGGAGATTGAGCTGTTGTTCTCGGTCACCTCATTGCAGGACGTTAAGGATTCCAATGAAGCGCTGCGCTGGTTCTTTTTATACCTGGGGCTTGGCGGGTTCGTGCTGATTCTGGTCCTGTCGCTGTTCTATTCCAAGATGGTGACCCGGCCCTTAATCAAGCTCAATAATACAGCCAAACGGATGGTTGCGCTGGATTTCACCGGCCATGCCTCCATCCGCCAGAAGGATGAGCTGGGCAACCTGTCCAGAAGTATGTTCACCTTGTCCCAAAGTCTGGATACTGCACTGGGCGAGCTTCGGGACACGAATCAGCAGCTGGTGGAGGAGATGGAGCAGAAGAAGAAGCTGGAGCAGATGCAGCAGGACTTTTTTGCCAGTGCCTCCCATGAGCTGAAGACGCCGCTTAGTATTATCAAGGGCTTCGCCGAAGGGCTGGAGGACGGGGTGAGCGCCGGCAAGCAGGATCATTACATCAAGGTCATTATCGAAGAGGCCGACAAGATGGAGTTCCTGGTAAAAGATATGCTGGACCTGGCCCGGCTGGAGTCCGGCACGATCAAGCTGCGCAAAAGCTCCTTCATGCTGAGCGAAATGACGGAGAAGGTTACGGGCAAACTGGTGCATTCCCTCCAGAATAAGCAGTTGGATGTGGTCATTATTCCGGCGAATGAATTGCCTGTATATGCGGATGCTACATGGATTGAACAGGTGCTCAGCAATCTGCTGACCAACGCAATCCGTCATGCGGAAGAGGGCAGTACCATAACCGTTAGGCTGGAGAGTCAGCCCAAGAAGCTTTTGTTCACCATACACAACAAAGGGGAGCGAATCCCCGAGGATCAGCTGGCGCATATCTGGGAGCGGTTCTACCGGATCGAGGCTTCACGCAGCCGTCTGACGGGCGGGACCGGACTCGGATTATCCATTGCGAAGCAGATTTTAGATATGCATGGCTGCCGGTATGCAGTGATGAACACCTCGGACGGCGTCTGTTTTAGTATAACCTTTGGAGGCTGAGCCGCCCTATTACTAACTTGTCAGGAAAGGAGTGAACAGCATGAAATGGAGCTGGCTGCCTTCAATGTGCACACTGGGAAACCTGGGCTTCGGATCAGTTTCCCTGCTATTCACGATTCAGGAACGTTATGATCTTGCTTTATTAATGATACTGCTGGCTGCGATATGCGATG
This genomic interval from Paenibacillus sp. FSL H8-0332 contains the following:
- a CDS encoding ABC transporter ATP-binding protein, whose translation is MSSQRKREQAPGGPGALGGGPPGRVGVTPKVRPKNSKATIIRIWSYLNRQRTGLIMVYVFTILNAVLALIGPYLLGKAIDTAILPQDYSLLVRFCLLLGGIYLLGSAVSWVQAYVMTSVSQRTVYELRRDLFAKYQELPVSFFDTHANGELMSRATNDIDNVSNSLNQSVTQLLNSLITLSGSLVIMLMLNVPLTGVALVTIPLVVLASRRITGLSRIYFKDQQQHLGELNGFIEEAVSGQKVIKQYRREQAEVNRFRGISGELNKASIKAQIVSGLVGPVMNLINNLNFALIAGIGGWMAYHELLTVGVIVSMLNYAKQFGRPISDLANQYNLIQSAIAGAERVFEVMDMPSEYSGEQPQELERISGEVIFRDVVFGYKPDAPILNGVSFTAHPGETIALVGPTGAGKTTIVNLLTRFYEVSGGEVLIDGRDIRELGKNGLRRQLGMVLQDAHVFSGTIRENIRFGRLEATDREVEEAANLANVSGFIARMPQGYDTLLGTDGTTLSHGQRQLLTIARAILADPAILILDEATSSVDTRTEMHIQQAMRTLMKGRTSFVIAHRLSTIQDADRILVIQGGQIAEQGSHSQLLALQGIYSELYNSQFKQAFEAG
- a CDS encoding HAMP domain-containing sensor histidine kinase, producing MKRWGITFKLFVMTVIFFVCFYGMVILSQFLLFDRFYQTQKETRVEKHLKSFGTSYTKEAWGRTRTSRELVRFMLRNKTQLVILKLDGRMKSEDPFRMKLIDEKGQTQVIPMSLFMNQFGDMLRTAHLQENDQVTIQGELVTGENDLSNQFFPLTITKQGLPPVGEEAEQGNTSITGTITELVLPDLKIWNPRQGILFEAIEDWFPLNTGQLESLGKLNLVKEEWTAPWSGIRNSVMILPVKQASGEIELLFSVTSLQDVKDSNEALRWFFLYLGLGGFVLILVLSLFYSKMVTRPLIKLNNTAKRMVALDFTGHASIRQKDELGNLSRSMFTLSQSLDTALGELRDTNQQLVEEMEQKKKLEQMQQDFFASASHELKTPLSIIKGFAEGLEDGVSAGKQDHYIKVIIEEADKMEFLVKDMLDLARLESGTIKLRKSSFMLSEMTEKVTGKLVHSLQNKQLDVVIIPANELPVYADATWIEQVLSNLLTNAIRHAEEGSTITVRLESQPKKLLFTIHNKGERIPEDQLAHIWERFYRIEASRSRLTGGTGLGLSIAKQILDMHGCRYAVMNTSDGVCFSITFGG
- a CDS encoding ABC transporter ATP-binding protein, which translates into the protein MWKLKGFMKPYALWSVLAPLLMVVEVVMDLLQPALMASIVDKGLMKNDLSHILSTGGIMIGIAVIGMTGGVGCAICASIASQNFGNDLRLKLFEHIQTFSNRNLDRMKTGSLITRLTNDVVQLQTFVQMILRSFVRSPLLLIGSLVMAVRISPSLAMILLAAVPLLFILLFVLIRLSFPLFARMQEKLDGVSNVLQENLTGIRVIKAFVRGDHEQKRFDTANTGYTDTGIRAIRLMALNMPLMMLILNASIIAVLWFGGLQNWNGALPLGELIAFINYVTQLLMSMMMLSTMLAFVSRANVSGDRVNEVFAATSEITEAPAADHAAITLGRIEFSNVSFAYNRADENLVLEDVSFAASPGETIAILGATGAGKSTLVSLIPRFYEVLSGAVLIDGTDIREISLEHLRSRIGFVMQQSLLFSGSIRDNIRYGRPEATDEEVEQAAVAAEAHGFITAMPQGYDTQLGQRGVNLSGGQKQRLSIARALLIKPAILILDDSTSALDAVTEASIRLLLKTELQNCTVVMIAQRVSSIIDADRILILENGRIAAQGTHTELMAGSEIYQDIRHSQLKEEEEPYVQST
- a CDS encoding response regulator transcription factor — protein: MKKKLLLVEDELRIRELVSDYFIQDGWEVREAANGQDALLWFDSLGPDLLILDIMMPKMDGFQVCQEIRKKSATPIILLTAKSADDDKIHGFELGADDYVTKPFSPKVLVARAAALMKRVEGAHQPESSVVRFGSAIFNTMAHRLEVEGADVELTPKEYDLLWLLIRNKGHVISRDTILSRVWGIEFEGDSRVVDSHIKKLRSKLGYESRHIRTVIGTGYRFEDEE